In Pseudomonadota bacterium, a genomic segment contains:
- a CDS encoding cytoplasmic protein: MAKHSHRFVETFEGFSGYGLDRKSDENTVQLYLQKFSDDHLMKTILKRMTDDDLTEIFEITGKMLKKYLTEPEYHQLFLKD, encoded by the coding sequence ATGGCAAAACACTCCCATCGTTTCGTAGAAACTTTTGAAGGTTTTTCAGGATATGGTCTGGACAGGAAATCCGATGAGAATACAGTGCAATTGTATCTGCAGAAGTTTTCTGATGACCATTTGATGAAAACAATTTTAAAACGGATGACCGATGACGATTTGACTGAGATATTTGAGATTACAGGTAAAATGTTGAAAAAATATCTAACTGAGCCTGAATATCATCAATTGTTTCTCAAAGATTAG
- a CDS encoding HAD-IA family hydrolase → MMIKAIIFDFDGTLTPLSLDFAFLKGEIANIARRYTTEEIIKKIESNFIIEMIRKIEERLDGTSAAEEFQKKAFDRLKFLELESAMNKDVYPYTRDVLKNLKVKGVKTGIITRTCIDVVRRVFVDIDNYIDVTVTREDTKHVKPDPIHAFAALRMLGVLPDESMMVGDHPTDVMAGIGAGMMTVGVLTGRTQREDFEEIGATFIMDDIRDILNLEVIKS, encoded by the coding sequence ATGATGATTAAAGCAATAATTTTTGATTTTGATGGTACGTTGACACCATTAAGCCTGGATTTTGCCTTTTTAAAGGGGGAAATAGCGAACATTGCAAGAAGATACACGACAGAAGAGATAATAAAAAAAATAGAAAGCAATTTTATCATTGAGATGATTCGCAAGATCGAGGAGAGGCTTGATGGGACATCAGCAGCCGAAGAATTTCAAAAAAAGGCCTTTGACCGGCTCAAATTCCTCGAACTTGAATCAGCAATGAATAAAGATGTTTATCCCTATACAAGAGATGTACTAAAAAATCTGAAAGTTAAAGGAGTAAAGACAGGTATTATTACAAGAACCTGCATTGATGTTGTAAGACGTGTTTTTGTTGATATAGATAATTACATCGATGTAACTGTAACAAGGGAAGACACAAAACATGTCAAACCCGATCCTATTCACGCATTCGCAGCGCTCCGTATGCTTGGCGTTCTCCCTGACGAATCGATGATGGTGGGTGACCATCCCACTGATGTAATGGCCGGTATAGGGGCAGGCATGATGACTGTGGGGGTGCTTACCGGTAGGACACAAAGAGAAGATTTTGAAGAAATAGGCGCAACCTTTATTATGGATGATATAAGGGACATACTCAATTTGGAAGTCATTAAGTCGTAA
- a CDS encoding diguanylate cyclase, which yields MKNKRILIIDDDDDLNIVLKEYFSDYGVTSYTYSTPPDIEKELKEKNPFAVLLDIRLPKISGIDLLEQIKKLRPNLPVIMMTGYADKEKNLESLRRGAYSFLTKPFNSLEELYHIVNNAIIYYSEFLKASELMQEVNKQRETEKLNLIELDFLKNLHHMIGETEDPVFVMENFYTLIKTFISFDVFASLMQKDDAVVMQISPNIEASKQLLDFVSNTFLKQIIELSSVETRAKVIIDIDKSVPDSDEKDFVYIVSDFSSKNRVYGYAGLFRALPFTSDEQVIFNRFCSHVSLTLEKIRLFNEIKDLSIYDGLTGVYNHAFIVNALEDEIERSTRYGSQLTIALFDIDDFKKVNDTFGHLAGDYVLKRVAEILKNGLRVIDMVGRYGGEEFLVIMPETFLVQGVKVSERLRKDIENENFLYEDKSIKITISGGAAPFSQGLDVNKIITIVDENMYKSKNTGKNRVCYDKN from the coding sequence ATGAAAAACAAACGAATATTAATTATTGACGACGATGATGATCTGAATATTGTTTTAAAAGAGTATTTTAGCGACTACGGAGTAACCTCCTATACATACAGTACGCCACCTGACATAGAGAAGGAATTAAAAGAAAAAAACCCATTTGCAGTCCTTCTTGATATTCGTTTACCTAAAATCTCCGGGATTGATCTTTTAGAACAGATAAAAAAGTTAAGACCGAATTTGCCTGTTATCATGATGACAGGATATGCTGATAAAGAGAAGAATCTTGAGTCTTTAAGGAGGGGAGCTTATTCTTTTTTAACAAAGCCCTTTAACAGCTTGGAGGAATTGTATCATATCGTAAATAACGCAATAATTTATTACAGTGAGTTCCTTAAGGCATCCGAGTTGATGCAGGAAGTAAATAAACAGCGTGAAACTGAAAAGTTAAATTTAATTGAGCTCGATTTTTTAAAAAACCTTCATCATATGATCGGGGAGACTGAAGATCCGGTATTTGTGATGGAGAACTTTTATACTCTCATCAAAACGTTTATTTCTTTTGATGTATTTGCGTCATTAATGCAGAAGGATGACGCAGTCGTTATGCAGATATCTCCGAACATTGAGGCAAGCAAGCAGCTTTTGGATTTTGTATCAAATACTTTTTTAAAACAAATAATCGAATTATCATCTGTGGAAACACGGGCAAAAGTAATTATTGATATTGACAAATCAGTTCCCGATTCCGACGAAAAAGATTTTGTATATATTGTATCCGACTTTTCATCAAAGAACCGGGTATATGGCTATGCGGGGTTGTTCAGGGCTCTGCCTTTTACTTCTGATGAACAGGTCATATTCAACAGGTTTTGTTCTCATGTCTCCTTAACACTTGAAAAGATAAGGCTTTTTAATGAAATTAAAGATCTTTCTATTTATGACGGTCTTACAGGTGTTTATAACCATGCTTTTATTGTTAATGCCCTGGAAGATGAGATTGAAAGATCAACAAGGTACGGTTCCCAGCTCACAATTGCACTTTTTGACATAGATGATTTTAAGAAGGTTAATGATACGTTCGGACATCTTGCAGGAGACTACGTATTGAAGAGAGTTGCAGAGATATTAAAAAATGGCTTGAGAGTCATTGATATGGTTGGAAGATATGGCGGGGAAGAATTTCTGGTAATCATGCCGGAGACATTTTTAGTGCAGGGAGTTAAGGTTAGCGAACGTTTAAGAAAAGATATAGAAAATGAAAATTTTTTATACGAAGATAAAAGTATAAAGATTACTATTAGCGGCGGGGCGGCCCCTTTTTCTCAGGGGTTGGACGTAAATAAAATTATAACGATTGTTGATGAAAATATGTACAAATCAAAAAATACAGGGAAAAACAGGGTTTGTTATGATAAAAATTGA
- a CDS encoding NifU family protein: MKEKVEKAIEKIRPFLQRDGGDIELIDVVDGVVKVKLRGACGSCPMSAMTLKMGVEKQLKDEIPEVKEVISI, from the coding sequence ATGAAAGAAAAAGTTGAGAAAGCAATAGAGAAAATAAGGCCGTTTTTACAGAGAGACGGGGGAGACATAGAGCTTATTGATGTGGTTGACGGTGTAGTAAAGGTTAAGCTTCGGGGAGCATGCGGCAGTTGCCCCATGAGTGCGATGACTTTAAAAATGGGAGTAGAAAAACAGCTTAAAGATGAAATACCTGAAGTTAAAGAAGTCATTTCTATATAA
- a CDS encoding Hsp20/alpha crystallin family protein — MTLVPGRGLWELRFPTLKDEMDKLFEDFFGRTGFPSIQEGGWLPAVDVNETKKDVVVTLDLPAINPKEVSISIVDGKLTIKGERKREEETKEENYYRSERMHGTFQRVLQLPTEVVGDKAKATYKDGVLKITVPKSQKAVPKEIKIEVE, encoded by the coding sequence ATGACGTTAGTGCCAGGAAGAGGTTTATGGGAGCTGAGATTTCCGACATTAAAAGATGAAATGGATAAACTTTTTGAAGACTTTTTCGGGAGAACAGGCTTTCCGTCGATACAGGAGGGTGGTTGGCTTCCTGCTGTGGATGTGAATGAGACCAAAAAGGATGTTGTGGTAACGCTTGACCTGCCTGCTATAAACCCGAAGGAAGTCTCCATATCTATTGTTGATGGCAAGCTTACAATTAAGGGAGAGAGAAAAAGAGAGGAAGAAACAAAAGAGGAAAATTATTACAGATCTGAAAGGATGCATGGTACATTTCAGAGGGTTTTACAGCTTCCCACCGAAGTGGTAGGAGATAAAGCGAAAGCAACATATAAAGATGGTGTTCTTAAGATAACTGTTCCAAAGTCCCAAAAAGCAGTGCCAAAGGAGATAAAAATAGAAGTTGAATAA
- a CDS encoding pitrilysin family protein, producing the protein MNIFSLDNGLQYILEQQKNTGVIAVQVWVKTGSIYEEQKIAGITHFIEHLIFKGTDKVKANEMASKIESLGGNINAFTSHDNTVYHVVIPKNAFEEGFTILVDAVKNPAFPEDEIAKEKKVVLEEIKMGEDDPQRKLFKELFSLSYEDNPYGRPIIGYEDTVKDISRDDIRQYFKTHYTPDNMVLVITGDFEEAKADELIKKHFAGDNSRDKATLENKKDNDVTGNREKIKIIEKNIKESYLAFSYNVPSITHEDIPALEVLGTILGEGESSRLQKQLKNKKGIVTDSSTYLFNPKGEGLFVFYATFKGKDYPLIIAEIEKEVSVLRKEGPTPSEIQKAKNMIKASYVYSIETVQGKARQVGNFQTLTGDPYFVDKFLAKIDQVNRDDIIMVMDKYISGKYKALAALLPKSASNPYTFQLKNGLKCVVNKEQASPTFAFRAGFIGGVKEEAPGKNGIFNVLSKMLLKGTKDKDATKIAQEIDFLAGNVSAFSGKNTFGLSGKFLSKDIEEVFGLLKDLLTSTSLKEDELKKVKEDVLSEIRQQDDDPVGYTFIRFNEILYKGHPYSRDPVGREPDIGSIKLDELEGVYKKFITPSNAVLAISGDVDEKKIESLFRKMFSDWSGEASFLQNKPVSAVQKSIQHIDKEIVQTHLVFGFLGPGVLSEDRYAVEVMDSVLSGMGGRIHKILREEKPYAYALTFFNQMAYEVGGMGIYIGTDKKLTEEVRKIVYAEIERILSEGFTEKEVEDAKRYLIGTHYIHMQANSVKAMSMCLDTIYRGEPGYFKVWPKHIQAIKKEDVDKAARKYLSIDKMVDISVGGRP; encoded by the coding sequence ATGAATATATTTTCATTGGATAACGGGTTGCAATATATCCTTGAACAGCAAAAAAACACTGGTGTCATAGCGGTTCAGGTCTGGGTGAAAACAGGCAGCATATATGAGGAACAAAAAATTGCGGGCATCACCCATTTTATTGAGCACCTTATATTTAAAGGCACGGATAAGGTGAAGGCCAATGAGATGGCTTCAAAAATAGAATCGCTGGGTGGCAATATTAATGCGTTTACTTCTCATGATAATACTGTCTATCATGTTGTGATACCAAAAAATGCCTTTGAAGAAGGCTTTACGATACTTGTTGATGCAGTAAAGAACCCGGCCTTTCCGGAAGATGAGATTGCTAAAGAGAAAAAGGTTGTCCTTGAAGAAATCAAAATGGGAGAAGATGATCCTCAACGGAAGCTTTTTAAAGAGCTGTTTTCCCTGAGCTATGAGGACAATCCCTATGGCAGACCTATCATAGGATACGAAGATACTGTTAAAGATATAAGCAGGGATGATATACGTCAATATTTTAAAACGCATTATACACCTGACAATATGGTTCTTGTCATAACCGGCGATTTTGAAGAGGCAAAGGCCGATGAATTGATAAAAAAACATTTTGCAGGAGATAACAGCAGAGACAAAGCAACCCTTGAAAACAAAAAGGATAATGATGTAACTGGAAACAGGGAAAAGATCAAAATTATTGAGAAAAATATAAAAGAGAGCTATCTTGCTTTTTCGTATAATGTTCCTTCTATAACACATGAAGATATACCTGCATTGGAGGTCTTGGGGACAATCCTCGGTGAAGGTGAAAGCTCTCGTCTTCAGAAACAACTAAAAAACAAAAAAGGGATTGTTACTGACAGTTCTACATACTTGTTTAACCCTAAAGGAGAAGGCTTGTTCGTTTTTTATGCAACTTTTAAAGGCAAGGATTATCCTTTGATAATTGCAGAGATAGAAAAAGAGGTTTCAGTGTTGCGAAAGGAAGGGCCAACGCCATCGGAAATACAGAAAGCGAAAAACATGATTAAGGCGTCATATGTATATTCAATAGAGACAGTTCAGGGAAAAGCAAGACAGGTAGGTAATTTTCAGACTTTAACAGGCGATCCGTACTTTGTTGACAAATTTTTGGCAAAAATAGACCAGGTTAACAGGGACGATATAATAATGGTAATGGACAAGTATATTAGTGGGAAATACAAAGCCCTTGCTGCATTGCTGCCGAAAAGTGCATCCAATCCCTATACATTCCAGCTAAAAAACGGATTAAAATGCGTCGTAAACAAAGAACAGGCATCGCCGACTTTTGCCTTTCGGGCAGGTTTCATTGGCGGAGTAAAAGAAGAAGCTCCGGGAAAGAACGGCATATTTAACGTTCTCTCCAAAATGTTGTTAAAAGGCACAAAAGACAAGGATGCAACAAAAATTGCACAGGAAATAGACTTCCTTGCCGGTAACGTATCTGCATTCAGCGGGAAAAACACTTTCGGACTTTCCGGAAAATTTCTTAGCAAGGATATTGAGGAAGTTTTCGGTCTTCTTAAGGATTTGCTTACTTCGACCAGTTTAAAGGAAGATGAACTGAAAAAAGTCAAGGAAGATGTCCTTTCTGAGATCAGGCAGCAGGATGATGACCCGGTAGGTTATACATTTATACGGTTCAATGAAATTTTGTACAAAGGGCATCCATATAGTAGAGACCCTGTCGGCAGAGAACCTGATATAGGGTCCATAAAACTTGATGAGCTTGAAGGAGTCTATAAAAAATTTATAACCCCTTCAAATGCAGTACTGGCTATATCAGGTGATGTTGATGAGAAAAAGATCGAAAGTCTTTTTCGAAAGATGTTTTCAGACTGGTCGGGCGAGGCCAGTTTTCTGCAGAATAAACCGGTTTCGGCAGTGCAGAAGAGCATACAGCATATAGATAAAGAAATAGTGCAGACACATCTTGTTTTCGGTTTTTTAGGCCCGGGCGTGCTCAGTGAAGACAGATATGCCGTAGAGGTAATGGATTCAGTCCTATCCGGTATGGGAGGAAGAATACACAAGATATTGAGAGAAGAAAAACCTTATGCCTATGCGCTGACATTTTTCAACCAGATGGCTTATGAAGTTGGCGGGATGGGCATATATATCGGGACAGATAAAAAACTGACTGAAGAAGTGCGGAAGATAGTGTATGCCGAAATAGAAAGGATTTTATCAGAAGGATTTACAGAAAAAGAAGTTGAGGATGCCAAAAGATATCTTATCGGAACACACTATATACATATGCAGGCCAACAGCGTAAAAGCTATGAGTATGTGTCTTGATACGATATACAGAGGGGAACCAGGGTATTTCAAGGTATGGCCGAAACACATTCAGGCAATAAAGAAAGAAGATGTGGATAAAGCGGCAAGGAAATATCTCTCTATTGATAAGATGGTTGATATTTCGGTAGGGGGCAGACCGTAG
- a CDS encoding indolepyruvate oxidoreductase subunit beta: MMKKNDKVTNIFLSGVGGQGTILASNILTEVFLNAGYDVKKSEVHGMAQRGGDVTTHFRFGKKVYSPLIKYGDVDFLLSFELLESLRYINWVKADGKILINKQEVFPPAVNLGLAKYPQGVEEVFKKYFKENVNVINGQEIAGKLGNVQAANVVLIGAFSKFFPEIKEAAWINAIKGLMKEKLHELNIKAFNEGRKAL; encoded by the coding sequence ATGATGAAAAAAAATGATAAAGTTACGAATATATTTCTTTCAGGTGTCGGTGGTCAAGGCACAATCCTCGCAAGCAATATTTTGACCGAGGTATTTCTTAACGCCGGCTACGATGTAAAGAAGAGCGAAGTCCACGGAATGGCACAAAGGGGCGGAGATGTTACCACCCATTTCAGATTCGGGAAAAAGGTGTACTCACCTCTTATCAAATATGGAGATGTTGATTTTCTTCTTTCCTTTGAACTCCTTGAGTCCCTCAGATATATAAACTGGGTAAAAGCAGACGGAAAGATTTTAATCAATAAGCAGGAAGTTTTTCCACCAGCAGTAAACCTTGGTCTGGCAAAGTATCCTCAAGGTGTTGAGGAAGTATTCAAAAAATACTTTAAAGAGAATGTTAATGTGATAAACGGACAGGAAATTGCAGGCAAACTCGGGAACGTGCAAGCTGCAAATGTGGTTCTCATCGGCGCCTTCTCCAAATTTTTTCCTGAAATAAAGGAAGCGGCATGGATAAATGCAATTAAGGGATTGATGAAAGAAAAGCTTCATGAGCTAAATATCAAAGCCTTCAATGAAGGGAGAAAGGCCCTTTAA
- a CDS encoding long-chain fatty acid--CoA ligase: MKDERNNLINVADWITKWAKIQPEKIAIISEGKPYKYCELNSNINKLSNLFLQLGIKKSDRVALLMRNSRQYIEIFFALSRVGAILVPLNWRLALPELTLIVQDSGADIVIFDYEFMGNAEKLKRILHVHTYIACEPGEDSKGQETPSWAIDYANYLQRFPETKPDLSWSAGDDDPHILMYTSGTTGSPKGAVLSHRKTFFNVLNAGIYYDMTKADIGIVVRPLFHSGGLIVEMAPVIYRGGTIVIQRKFQPEDILKTIEKYRVTVLELPAIVYSFILNECRIEDYNLSSLKCCFTGGERVPVSLLEAYAKKGLTLSQVYGLTEASTLFWLPMENAIEKMGSVGQPVMHSEVGIFDENGNHVKIGEIGEVVVKGPIVMNGYWNRDDLTDEVIKDGWFYTGDLARIDEDGFVYIVDRKKDMFISGGENVYPAGIEKVLLSHQAIVDIAVVGVPDEKWGEVGRAFIVVRNGHSITTDEIYQFLKDKLAKYKIPKYIEFVDKLPKTASGKIKKLLLKETENKTD, from the coding sequence ATGAAAGACGAACGCAATAACTTGATAAATGTTGCGGATTGGATAACAAAATGGGCGAAGATCCAACCTGAAAAGATCGCAATAATTTCTGAAGGAAAACCATATAAATACTGTGAATTAAATTCAAATATCAACAAGCTGTCTAATTTATTTCTTCAACTGGGTATAAAAAAAAGTGACAGAGTTGCTCTTTTGATGCGTAATAGCAGACAGTATATAGAAATATTTTTTGCATTGTCCAGGGTCGGAGCTATTCTTGTACCCCTCAATTGGCGGCTTGCATTGCCCGAACTTACATTAATTGTACAGGACAGCGGTGCGGATATTGTTATATTCGATTATGAGTTCATGGGAAATGCAGAAAAGCTGAAGAGAATATTGCATGTGCACACCTATATTGCTTGTGAGCCCGGCGAAGATTCAAAAGGACAGGAAACACCTTCCTGGGCGATAGATTATGCAAATTATTTGCAGCGTTTTCCTGAAACCAAGCCTGATTTATCATGGTCAGCAGGAGACGATGACCCGCATATACTTATGTATACTTCCGGTACCACGGGTTCGCCTAAAGGTGCAGTGCTTTCGCATAGGAAGACATTTTTTAATGTCCTTAATGCAGGCATATATTATGACATGACAAAAGCGGATATAGGAATTGTAGTAAGACCACTTTTTCATTCAGGCGGGCTTATTGTTGAAATGGCGCCAGTTATTTACAGAGGCGGTACTATTGTCATACAAAGAAAATTCCAGCCTGAGGATATACTTAAAACTATAGAAAAATACAGAGTTACGGTCCTGGAATTGCCTGCAATTGTTTATAGCTTTATACTTAATGAATGCAGGATAGAGGACTACAACCTCAGTTCTCTAAAATGCTGTTTTACAGGCGGAGAAAGAGTCCCTGTATCTCTCTTAGAGGCTTACGCTAAAAAAGGCCTCACGCTTTCCCAGGTATATGGACTTACGGAAGCTTCCACTCTTTTCTGGCTGCCTATGGAAAATGCAATTGAGAAAATGGGTTCTGTAGGACAACCGGTGATGCATAGTGAGGTAGGTATTTTTGATGAAAATGGAAATCATGTCAAAATAGGAGAGATAGGAGAGGTTGTTGTAAAAGGGCCGATAGTCATGAACGGATACTGGAACAGGGATGATTTAACTGACGAGGTAATAAAAGATGGCTGGTTTTATACAGGCGACCTTGCAAGGATAGATGAGGATGGTTTTGTTTATATTGTTGACAGAAAAAAGGATATGTTTATCAGCGGTGGAGAGAATGTTTATCCGGCAGGGATAGAGAAAGTGCTTCTCAGCCATCAGGCCATTGTTGATATAGCAGTTGTAGGTGTGCCAGATGAAAAATGGGGTGAGGTAGGCAGGGCATTTATTGTGGTCAGAAATGGGCATTCTATAACAACTGACGAAATTTATCAGTTTTTAAAGGATAAGCTCGCAAAATATAAAATTCCAAAATATATAGAATTTGTTGATAAATTGCCAAAAACAGCATCAGGAAAAATAAAGAAGCTTCTTTTGAAGGAAACTGAAAACAAAACTGATTGA
- a CDS encoding M20/M25/M40 family metallo-hydrolase translates to MIKIDIATEILREFIKIDTSNPPGNEEKAILFLENILQKEGLSTEIYLPVPKRANIISRIEGKKKGKPVILLGHVDVVPAIADEWEADPFGAEIKDGFMYGRGAIDMKAQIVCQLLSFIELYKKGIIPERDIIFLATCDEEVGGKYGLEYMLHQVRELSDASFVLSEGGCIISDGGFQHAQIAVDEKKLSQFMIKATGIGGHGSKPHRNNANEKIVNAAKAILSYDWPFKPTSIVNAYMNGILKGKKGKGFVYTNLKEMLKNEHFMNFLEDDPSYNALLRNTVTLTILKGGDKVNVIPAASQAYFDARLLPTESHDAFFKKIKKLCGDDVEIEQIGSGTSKSVPSGYNNNYFSGIRQIVKKLKGPIPVLPFLMTGASDLRYFRNLGALSYGFFPATFTNDEFLRMHGKNERISIEALKEGLEGTYEIVKFLASYSDI, encoded by the coding sequence ATGATAAAAATTGATATTGCAACAGAAATATTAAGAGAATTTATAAAAATTGACACTTCAAATCCCCCGGGTAATGAAGAAAAGGCCATCCTCTTCCTTGAAAATATCCTTCAAAAAGAAGGTCTAAGCACAGAAATCTATTTGCCTGTCCCTAAAAGAGCAAATATTATTTCACGTATTGAAGGGAAAAAGAAAGGCAAGCCTGTCATATTGCTTGGCCATGTTGATGTTGTGCCGGCAATAGCCGACGAGTGGGAAGCAGACCCCTTTGGTGCGGAGATAAAAGATGGGTTTATGTACGGAAGAGGCGCAATTGACATGAAGGCGCAGATCGTGTGCCAGCTTCTCTCATTCATCGAATTATATAAAAAAGGCATTATACCGGAAAGAGATATAATTTTCCTTGCTACCTGCGATGAGGAAGTGGGCGGGAAATACGGATTAGAATATATGCTGCATCAGGTCAGGGAGCTTAGCGACGCCTCTTTTGTACTGAGTGAAGGTGGATGTATTATAAGCGATGGTGGTTTTCAACATGCCCAGATTGCCGTGGATGAAAAAAAATTAAGTCAGTTTATGATTAAGGCAACAGGAATAGGCGGCCATGGGTCTAAACCGCACAGAAACAATGCAAACGAAAAAATTGTAAATGCTGCAAAAGCAATATTGTCGTATGATTGGCCTTTTAAGCCAACCAGCATTGTAAATGCGTATATGAACGGTATTTTAAAGGGCAAAAAAGGCAAGGGTTTTGTATATACCAACTTAAAAGAGATGCTTAAAAATGAGCATTTCATGAACTTTCTGGAGGATGATCCTTCGTATAATGCATTATTACGAAATACGGTTACCCTTACAATACTGAAAGGCGGCGACAAGGTTAATGTAATTCCTGCTGCATCACAGGCATATTTTGACGCAAGGCTCCTGCCGACAGAAAGTCATGATGCGTTTTTTAAGAAAATCAAGAAACTATGCGGAGATGATGTTGAAATTGAGCAGATCGGGTCCGGGACAAGCAAATCAGTCCCATCAGGATATAATAACAACTATTTCAGCGGTATCCGGCAGATTGTAAAAAAGTTGAAAGGGCCTATTCCTGTCCTTCCATTTTTAATGACCGGTGCTTCAGATTTGCGTTATTTCAGGAACCTTGGAGCTCTGTCATATGGTTTTTTCCCGGCAACATTCACAAACGATGAGTTTCTCAGGATGCATGGCAAAAATGAGAGAATATCCATTGAAGCGCTTAAAGAAGGCTTGGAAGGTACTTACGAAATTGTGAAGTTTCTTGCCTCATATTCCGACATTTAA
- the iorA gene encoding indolepyruvate ferredoxin oxidoreductase subunit alpha, whose product MKKEIKVLQGNSAIARGAWEAGVKFASAYPGTPSSEILQEIADNYPDIYAEWSPNEKVAVEVASGASIAGARVMASMKHVGLNVASDPFMTLAYTGIKGGMVIVVADDPNVHSSQNEQDSRNWARFAKVPMLEPGDAQECKDFTKIAFDISEEFDTPVLLRGETRVSHSDSPVVLEDRKESKIPIGLDPKNATKYVMVPAYVRVRRKFIEERMRKLEAYADGFKFNKMEINDPSIGIIASGVSYLYAKEVFPEYSFLKLGMIWPLPKKMIAEFYKKVKRVIIVEELDPFFETEIKAMGYKVFHGKDLIPNMYELSPEIIEQALKGKKYKAPKIKIKPEDLPRRPPNLCAGCSHRALFYALKKLGTFVFGDIGCYTLTAAPPLQALHTCICMGAGIGGAHGAMKVFGKEGLGKMCAVLGDSTFLHSGVAPLMDVVYNKGNSTTIILDNRITGMTGHQEHAGTGFTVRQESTNMVDYEVLVKALGVKSIKKVDPYKLEETTKIIKEELAKDEPSVIITVNSPCIMLKRANRKFKNPFFVINEDNCRGCKMCLEIGCPAISWREGAGATKDGHKRKGTVFIDKGVCVGCDICTQICKYEAIVPGKR is encoded by the coding sequence ATGAAAAAAGAGATAAAAGTGCTGCAAGGAAACAGTGCAATTGCAAGAGGCGCCTGGGAAGCAGGCGTAAAGTTCGCATCTGCATATCCGGGAACACCGAGCAGTGAAATATTACAGGAAATTGCCGACAATTATCCCGATATTTATGCTGAATGGTCTCCCAACGAAAAAGTGGCGGTTGAAGTTGCAAGTGGAGCGTCAATAGCAGGTGCAAGAGTTATGGCTTCAATGAAGCATGTCGGATTGAACGTTGCCTCAGACCCTTTCATGACGCTTGCCTATACAGGGATTAAAGGCGGTATGGTAATTGTTGTAGCTGATGATCCTAATGTCCACAGCTCGCAGAACGAACAGGACAGTCGCAACTGGGCAAGATTTGCAAAGGTTCCCATGCTGGAACCAGGCGATGCTCAGGAGTGCAAAGATTTTACAAAGATTGCCTTTGATATCAGCGAAGAGTTTGATACACCTGTATTGCTGCGCGGCGAAACAAGAGTATCGCATTCCGATTCTCCTGTAGTGCTTGAAGACAGGAAAGAATCCAAGATACCGATAGGGCTTGATCCGAAGAATGCAACTAAATATGTCATGGTGCCGGCATATGTCCGTGTAAGACGTAAATTTATTGAAGAAAGAATGAGAAAACTTGAAGCCTATGCAGATGGATTTAAATTTAACAAGATGGAGATTAATGATCCAAGTATAGGCATTATTGCAAGCGGTGTAAGCTACCTCTATGCAAAAGAGGTTTTTCCGGAATACTCTTTCCTGAAGCTTGGCATGATATGGCCGCTTCCAAAAAAGATGATTGCAGAATTTTATAAGAAGGTAAAGAGGGTTATCATCGTCGAAGAACTTGATCCGTTCTTTGAAACAGAGATAAAAGCTATGGGTTACAAGGTATTCCATGGAAAGGATCTGATACCTAATATGTACGAACTGTCCCCGGAGATTATTGAGCAGGCTTTGAAGGGCAAGAAGTACAAAGCACCGAAAATCAAGATAAAACCAGAAGACTTGCCAAGAAGACCGCCAAATTTATGTGCAGGCTGCTCACACAGAGCCTTGTTTTATGCATTGAAGAAGCTTGGCACTTTTGTCTTCGGTGATATTGGTTGTTATACCCTTACAGCAGCACCCCCGCTTCAGGCGCTCCACACTTGTATATGTATGGGCGCAGGTATTGGAGGAGCACACGGTGCAATGAAGGTATTCGGGAAAGAAGGGCTTGGAAAGATGTGTGCTGTTCTCGGTGATTCCACTTTCCTGCACAGCGGTGTAGCGCCTCTAATGGATGTTGTGTATAATAAGGGAAATTCCACCACTATCATCCTTGACAACAGAATAACGGGCATGACAGGCCATCAGGAACATGCAGGCACAGGTTTTACTGTAAGGCAGGAATCTACCAATATGGTCGATTATGAAGTACTTGTAAAGGCTCTGGGCGTTAAAAGCATAAAAAAGGTTGATCCTTACAAATTAGAAGAGACCACGAAAATAATAAAAGAAGAGCTGGCAAAGGATGAGCCTTCAGTAATCATCACAGTAAACAGCCCCTGTATTATGCTGAAGCGGGCAAACAGGAAATTCAAAAACCCGTTCTTTGTAATCAATGAAGATAATTGCAGAGGCTGCAAAATGTGTCTTGAGATAGGATGTCCTGCAATCAGTTGGAGAGAAGGGGCAGGGGCAACAAAGGATGGCCACAAGAGAAAAGGAACTGTGTTTATTGACAAGGGAGTCTGCGTAGGTTGTGATATCTGTACTCAGATTTGTAAATACGAAGCCATTGTTCCCGGTAAAAGGTGA